From a single Pochonia chlamydosporia 170 chromosome Unknown PCv3seq00010, whole genome shotgun sequence genomic region:
- a CDS encoding transmembrane protein (similar to Metarhizium acridum CQMa 102 XP_007806408.1) produces the protein MEWNFRGLVLTILVLLAHFAACAFIKAGILEGAISGDWPQSKRNPDAYTYTSHNLGPNNEGEDHNELQSPAGSEIRSITVCRGENTSVAAYQTKAPEARFATHAIIVIHGKRRNADTYWSTFNKVLQKAREDQIHGSDRNVIVVAPKFFSTKYNSGQYTRNQLAWGDVNAWEAGSTATHPDGTNCTSIDALDALVAEFSSRDKYPRVENVTIVGHGGGGQLAQRYAMLGASPPSHVHVRYIHGDPSSCAYFTTDRPTSTEEKLPTARNCKLYNDWRYGFHKFPGTSDGVMDPKEFFRRYVTRDVISIIGYRDVTKQNGDQFCMARIQGGSRRRDRNLTWYRYVNTLARTNETLEGFPGRFENLPDWSHISQGRTNMRLGIVEDASHDVKKVFEGKIGQSALFNDDDIEEGWRPKQ, from the exons ATGGAATGGAACTTTAGAGGCTTAGTATTGACGATTTTGGTTCTTCTTGCACATTTTGCAGCTTGTGCGTTTATAAAAGCAGGTATACTGGAAGGAGCAATATCTGGGGACTGGCCACAGTCAAAACGCAACCCTGATGCGTACACTTATACCTCTCACAATTTGGGGCCAAATAATGAGGGCGAG GATCACAATGAGCTACAGTCCCCCGCTGGCTCCGAGATACGCTCAATCACAGTTTGTCGCGGGGAAAACACGTCCGTGGCAGCGTACCAAACCAAGGCTCCGGAAGCACGCTTTGCCACCCACGCAATCATTGTGATACATGGAAAGCGCCGAAATGCAGACACCTATTGGTCGACGTTTAATAAGGTGCTGCAGAAGGCGAGGGAGGATCAAATACACGGCTCCGACAGAAATGTTATTGTCGTTGCACCCAAATTCTTCTCGACAAAGTACAATTCCGGACAATATACCCGAAACCAACTGGCCTGGGGCGATGTGAACGCATGGGAAGCTGGATCTACCGCAACACACCCGGATGGCACCAACTGCACATCAATTGACGCCCTTGATGCATTAGTTGCTGAATTCTCCAGCAGAGATAAGTATCCAAGGGTGGAAAATGTAACCattgttggccatggcggtggtggtcaGCTCGCTCAACGATATGCCATGCTTGGTgcgtcaccaccatcacatGTACACGTTCGATACATTCACGGCGATCCCTCATCGTGTGCATACTTTACGACTGATCGGCCGACCTCGACCGAGGAAAAGCTGCCAACTGCGCGAAACTGTAAGCTTTACAATGATTGGCGATATGGCTTCCACAAATTCCCAGGTACCTCTGACGGCGTCATGGATCCCAAGGAGTTCTTCAGACGATACGTTACCAGGGACGTCATTTCGATTATCGGGTACAGAGATGTGACTAAACAGAATGGAGATCAATTTTGCATGGCTAGAATACAAGGAGGGAGTAGACGACGCGATCGCAACTTGACATGGTATCGATATGTCAACACATTAGCAAGGACAAACGAGACACTGGAGGGATTCCCGGGTAGATTTGAGAATCTCCCAGATTGGAGCCACATTTCCCAAGGGCGAACGAACATGCGGCTCGGCATTGTCGAAGACGCTTCCCATGATGTGAAGAAGGTTTTCGAGGGCAAGATTGGACAGTCGGCGTTATTCAACGATGATGATATagaagaaggatggcgaCCAAAGCAATAG
- a CDS encoding nitrilase/cyanide hydratase and apolipoprotein N-acyltransferase (similar to Beauveria bassiana ARSEF 2860 XP_008600632.1): MADLRIASVQFENAPGDKIANLATIRKLSANAASQGCNVVAFHECSITGYTFASKLTRDELIEVAEEVPSGPSTQELVAVAKDYALTVLAGLFEYDKAQDTIYNTYICVNGDGMVAKFRKIHPFISKHLSPGNELVVFNLLGWKAGILICYDNNVVENVRGTALLGAEILFAPHVTMCTPSTRPGAGFVDPVLWRNRDKDPTSLRAEFDGLKGRSWLMKWLPSRAYDNAMYVVFSNPIGMDDDQLKNGCSMILDPFGDIMDECRALGEDMAIAVCTRDKLQLAGGFRYKKARRPELYSRIITAANESQLKVAWM, encoded by the coding sequence ATGGCTGATCTCCGTATTGCATCTGTTCAATTCGAAAACGCTCCTGGCGACAAGAtagccaacttggccaccATTCGCAAATTATCCGCCAATGCCGCTTCGCAGGGATGCAACGTCGTGGCTTTTCATGAATGCTCAATCACGGGGTATACCTTTGCCTCTAAATTGACTCGCGATGAGCTTATCGAAGTGGCAGAGGAGGTGCCATCCGGTCCCAGCACACAAGAACTagttgccgttgccaaagATTATGCTCTCACCGTGCTTGCGGGCTTATTTGAATACGATAAGGCTCAAGATACCATTTACAACACCTACATATGCGTAAATGGGGACGGCATGGTTGCCAAGTTTCGCAAAATCCATCCATTTATAAGCAAACACTTGTCTCCAGGTAACGAATTGGTCGTTTTCAACTTACTCGGCTGGAAGGCTGGTATACTCATCTGTTATGACAACAATGTCGTCGAAAACGTTCGTGGGACAGCATTATTGGGCGCAGAAATCTTGTTCGCGCCACACGTTACCATGTGCACGCCATCAACTCGACCAGGAGCAGGTTTCGTTGATCCAGTGTTATGGCGAAACCGGGATAAGGACCCGACATCGCTACGGGCAGAGTTCGACGGTCTCAAGGGTCGGTCGTGGCTCATGAAGTGGTTGCCTTCAAGAGCGTACGATAATGCCATGTATGTTGTGTTTAGCAATCCAATCGGTATGGACGATGACCAGCTCAAGAACGGCTGTTCTATGATCCTGGATCCATTTGGGGATATCATGGACGAGTGTCGAGCTCTTGGGGAGGACATGGCCATCGCAGTGTGTACGCGGGACAAATTGCAACTGGCTGGTGGCTTTCGGTATAAAAAGGCACGTCGTCCTGAGCTATACAGTCGTATCATTACGGCGGCAAATGAGTCTCAGCTGAAAGTTGCCTGGATGTAG
- a CDS encoding ADAM 8 precursor (similar to Cordyceps militaris CM01 XP_006667329.1), with amino-acid sequence MQIPIRFFTCGAVTSLLIGHSYGESFRNDNPREVFRLDDVRYSGSITGETPENAWMSFSLGSGPHQRVIFDLERNDDLFSQPVLVRNLGQDGSVQSVHTVSAGIHLAFRGRAWVEQGRGGRTETGGQSGWARVSIFDKDGEQVAEGAFSIGGAEYHVMTDSTYRKTISVGEPDIPSEEGRPYMVAWRESTKVSLDDQELKKRQTENSTCSISDVELNQKVLHMPLHSGNLLTRQNRGLNSLNLGSLVGSTAGCPKSKQIALLGIATDCSYTAQFNSSDELRQHILSQVNTASRLYEQSFNVSLRVQNITISDRNCPSSSSSSSTPWNLGCGSNTAISDRLQLFTTWRQGLGSDGNAVWSLFSTCNSGSTVGIAWIGTVCSGASGRTQGTPGTNVVVRTRSEWQVLAHEIGHNFGAVHDCTEDCDSGSSERCCPLSQSSCNANGQYIMNPASSTRMTEFSPCTIGNICTAMGRNLIRTTCLSGNENVTTISSGVCGNGIVEPGEECDCGGTEGCGANSRCCNPTTCQFAQGAACDPSNDQCCTSQCQVSGLGNVCRASIGPCDPQEVCDGSSPSCPADVRLPDGQSCGQGGNDTRCASGQCTSRSMQCSMALFNSTGQSGSTSACNSNTCQMNCSPGDSQSSCQVTGADFLDGTPCGSSGQSLCYSGECRASGNRGGGGDNGGGGTSASSWIDQNRTIFIVIVVVGSCVILLAAWCCIACIRRRSSRSRRAETSQARMATLQHEEPTLGSGQSMHVSMSPPHGSMATYPRPPPPSRLSRSTTLTHRYA; translated from the exons ATGCAGATACCCATTCGATTCTTTACCTGCGGAGCTGTGACGTCGCTCTTAATAGGGCATAGCTACG GGGAGTCTTTTCGCAATGATAACCCACGCGAGGTGTTTCGACTGGATGACGTGCGATATTCGGGGTCTATAACCGGTGAAACCCCAGAGAATGCTTGGATGTCATTCTCTCTTGGTAGTGGTCCGCATCAAAGAGTTATTTTCGACCTTGAACGAAATGATGACCTTTTCTCGCAGCCAGTCCTTGTGCGCAATCTTGGGCAGGACGGTTCTGTGCAGTCGGTTCACACCGTTTCCGCAGGCATTCATCTAGCATTCCGCGGTAGAGCGTGGGTTGAGCAAGGAAGAGGCGGTAGGACAGAGACAGGAGGACAATCAGGGTGGGCAAGAGTGTCAATTTTTGACAAAGACGGAGAACAGGTCGCAGAAGGCGCTTTTAGCATTGGTGGTGCTGAATATCATGTCATGACCGATTCCACATACCGCAAAACCATTTCCGTCGGGGAACCAGACATTCCGTCCGAAGAGGGCCGGCCATACATGGTAGCATGGAGAGAATCCACGAAAGTATCATTGGACGATCAAGAACTGAAGAAGCGACAGACGGAAAATTCGACGTGTTCTATCTCTGACGTTGAACTCAACCAAAAAGTGCTGCACATGCCTCTTCACAGTGGGAATCTCTTGACACGGCAGAACCGGGGCTTGAACAGTCTAAATCTTGGTAGTTTGGTCGGATCAACGGCAGGGTGTCCAAAGTCGAAGCAGATTGCGCTCCTTGGCATCGCTACTGACTGCTCCTACACAGCGCAGTTCAACTCGTCAGACGAGCTGCGCCAACATATCTTGTCCCAGGTGAACACGGCATCTCGGCTGTATGAGCAGAGCTTTAATGTGTCACTAAGAGTTCAAAACATAACAATAAGTGATCGAAACTGTCCCAGTAGCAGCAGTTCGAGCTCGACGCCTTGGAACCTGGGCTGTGGTAGCAATACGGCCATCTCGGACCGACTTCAACTCTTCACCACCTGGAGACAGGGTCTTGGGAGCGATGGTAATGCCGTGTGGTCCCTCTTCAGTACATGCAACTCTGGGTCAACGGTTGGCATTGCATGGATCGGGACCGTATGTAGCGGCGCCAGCGGCCGCACTCAGGGGACTCCGGGAACCAACGTGGTTGTTCGGACTCGTTCGGAATGGCAAGTTCTCGCACACGAAATTGGACACAACTTTGGGGCCGTTCACGACTGCACCGAGGATTGCGACTCGGGATCCTCTGAGCGTTGTTGTCCTCTGAGCCAGAGCAGTTGTAACGCAAATGGACAATACATTATGAACCCGGCATCTTCAACCAGGATGACAGAGTTCTCGCCATGTACCATTGGAAACATATGTACGGCAATGGGTCGGAACCTCATCCGCACAACGTGCCTATCAGGAAACGAGAATGTGACGACCATTTCGAGCGGCGTATGCGGCAACGGCATCGTCGAGCCTGGCGAAGAGTGCGACTGTGGAGGAACTGAAGGCTGCGGTGCAAACAGCCGATGCTGTAATCCGACAACTTGTCAATTTGCCCAGGGCGCGGCGTGTGATCCATCCAACGACCAGTGTTGCACATCACAATGTCAGGTCTCGGGGCTTGGCAACGTTTGCAGAGCGAGCATCGGGCCGTGTGATCCTCAGGAAGTGTGCGACGGGTCATCGCCGTCTTGTCCAGCAGATGTTCGTCTCCCGGATGGACAATCTTGtggccaaggcggcaacGACACCAGATGCGCGTCTGGACAATGTACCTCGCGTAGCATGCAATGCAGTATGGCCTTGTTCAACTCGACTGGCCAATCCGGCAGCACTTCAGCTTGTAATAGCAATACTTGTCAGATGAATTGCTCACCCGGGGACTCACAGTCATCGTGTCAAGTCACGGGCGCAGACTTTTTGGATGGCACGCCTTGCGGCAGCTCTGGACAGTCTCTCTGTTACAGCGGCGAGTGTCGCGCGTCGGGAAaccgtggaggaggaggcgacaacggcggcggcggaaCCAGTGCTTCGTCTTGGATTGATCAAAACAGGACCATTTTCATTGTCATCGTGGTCGTGGGATCTTGTGTCATCTTGCTAGCAGCTTGGTGCTGCATCGCATGCATCCGTCGAAGGTCGAGTCGCAGTCGCCGGGCAGAGACCAGTCAGGCAAGAATGGCGACGCTGCAGCATGAAGAGCCAACATTGGGATCGGGACAATCCATGCAtgtgtccatgtcaccaccacATGGATCCATGGCCACCTACCCCAgacctccaccaccatctcgaCTCTCACGATCAACCACACTCACACACCGATATGCCTGA
- a CDS encoding AT DNA binding protein (similar to Metarhizium robertsii ARSEF 23 XP_007824854.2), translating into MADFDVSNDQLMSILSARKYYAPDTANGPSSKPDCNTVQSLPLGFGVEGDNSAGLYGAGAEGLDCLINGSEQQSLFILEDQSTMSSIGNNKSQKRPAEGSSEGPKERRKKQIREAQRAYRLRKESRISFLTKRVSQLEQVIEDMSTTIATFSDSLLQSGVLAPHANLTQCTRETLETCLQLARTTNVDDDGASIANGNQSEVPPTPREDSDQASRVVRQPQVEFSHYVQPLLSQPLSPSSTPDSDTPSHLQCSTFMDQLHMAILYRGYLTLSNPSISADGVRQKFRLLYPAMDRGLLASYFAAALHAKISKVDLDKQWRSVPFFQLGGAGTHYAWPPELGPYTRRSRHWHSISVPLSHFSSDIQRDLHGDWFDMQDLECFLMERKVQLVTAPGAVDSAVVNKPHRQTLINARKLITALLHKALCLGRSAGFRRSDVEAALSGSSLL; encoded by the exons ATGGCGGATTTTGATGTGAGCAACGACCAGCTTATGTCAATACTCTCAGCACGGAAGTATTACGCCCCCGATACGGCGAATGGCCCTTCCAGCAAACCAGATTGTAACACCGTCCAATCATTACCACTGGGATTTGGCGTTGAAGGTGACAACTCTGCGGGTCTGTATGGAGCTGGTGCGGAAGGACTGGACTGCCTAATAAACGGCTCTGAACAACAGTCTTTATTCATTCTAGAAGACCAATCCACTATGTCTTCAATCGGAAATAATAAATCACAAAAGAGGCCGGCTGAAGGTAGCAGCGAAGGCCCCAAGGAG AGGAGAAAGAAGCAGATACGAGAGGCACAAAGAGCATACCGACTGCGTAAAGAGTCGAGAATTTCGTTTCTCACAAAAAGAGTTTCTCAGCTAGAGCAGGTTATCGAGGATATGAGCACCACGATAGCCACTTTCAGCGACTCCCTCCTCCAATCTGGAGTCCTCGCACCCCACGCCAACCTCACACAATGCACGCGAGAGACTCTGGAAACATGCTTACAGCTAGCGAGAACAACTaatgtcgatgatgatggagctTCAATCGCCAACGGCAACCAGTCAGAGGTGCCTCCAACACCAAGGGAGGATTCAGACCAAGCTAGCAGAGTGGTCAGACAACCACAAGTGGAATTCTCGCATTATGTGCAACCATTACTGTCACAGCCTTTGAGTCCGTCGAGCACGCCAGACTCAGACACTCCCTCGCACCTCCAATGCTCTACATTCATGGATCAACTGCACATGGCCATTCTGTATCGTGGATACTTGACTCTTTCCAACCCTTCCATCTCTGCAGATGGCGTTCGGCAAAAATTTCGACTCTTGTACCCCGCCATGGATCGTGGCCTCCTAGCCTCATATTTTGCGGCTGCCCTTCATGCCAAAATTAGCAAGGTCGACCTCGACAAACAGTGGAGATCAGTTCCATTCTTTCAGTTAGGAGGTGCTGGAACACACTACGCCTGGCCACCCGAGCTTGGCCCGTATACCCGTCGATCTCGCCATTGGCACTCAATATCTGTTCCTTTGTCACATTTCTCGTCGGACATACAAAGGGACCTCCATGGCGATTGGTTCGACATGCAAGATCTGGAGTGCTTTCTCATGGAGAGGAAGGTGCAGCTTGTGACAGCTCCTGGCGCTGTAGATTCGGCAGTGGTGAACAAACCACATCGACAAACCCTTATCAATGCAAGAAAGCTAATCACTG CTTTGCTGCATAAAGCTCTTTGTTTAGGCAGGTCAGCCGGCTTTCGACGTTCGGACGTAGAGGCGGCATTGAGCGGGTCATCCTTATTGTGA
- a CDS encoding uracil permease (similar to Talaromyces stipitatus ATCC 10500 XP_002486358.1) produces MDQTAKKSLKERLQCPKDDDPNYDNTTWCNRDLIPIPPERRTYGFVSYMAYWTVSGSNISAWTVGSTLLAFGLTPQQAIAAVVVGGIITGLLAVACGWMGAKHYIGYTVSSRFSWGMRGSYFPVILRVFIASMWFGMQAFWGGQATRVCIGAIIPGLAHLPNSFSASSHLETKDFIGLIIWMCAFIPAVLIRPERLQIPFAVCFVLFCLTAFGLLIWSVSQAHGPGAMFHQPGTAPNVGWAFMFSLTAIMGAWGGGTLGQSDWTRYATKQMAPVPSQLIASPLTITVTAVIGIVVTSASRDILGGELIWNPIYLLAAMQEYYGSNSGVRAGVFFGGLGLVASQLAISVVLNAMSCGMDMAGLWPKYINIRRGAAIMAVIGIAIQPWQLLATAAKFLQVLSGFGVFLAPLTGIMLADYHIIRRRKLKVNDLYCGDSSSIYWYHGGFNWRAPVAFIMGAWPMLPGLVASVNASTDASWVGWIRLYNLTFIIGLAIAFAVFLGLNLAIPPPGLGEEGEFEPINHSRAPSSDGAGDARFGSQDGQHEKTAPVYAV; encoded by the exons atGGACCAAACAGCAAAGAAATCACTAAAAGAGCGACTTCAATG TCCGAAGGATGACGACCCCAATtacgacaacaccacctgGTGCAATAGAGACTTGATTCCCATACCTCCCGAAAGGCGAACTTACGGCTTCGTTTCATACATGG CATATTGGACCGTTTCTGGCTCCAACATTTCGGCATGGACGGTGGGCAGCACGTTGCTGGCCTTTGGGCTCACTCCGCAACAAGCCATCGCTGCAGTT GTTGTCGGAGGAATCATCACCGGCCTTCTCGCTGTGGCATGTGGCTGGATGGGCGCCAAACACTACATAGGCTACACAGTCTCCAGCAGATTCTCTTGGGGAATGAGAGGCTCATATT TCCCCGTCATTTTGCGTGTCTTTATTGCATCAATGTGGTTCGGCATGCAGGCATTTTGGGGCGGCCAGGCCACTCGAGTCTGCATTGGAGCCATTATTCCCG GCCTCGCACACTTGCCGAATTCCTTCTCCGCTAGCTCACACCTTGAAACCAAAGATTTTATTGGTCTCATCATTTGGATGTGCGCGTTTATACCCGCAGTCCTTATCCGACCCGAGCGTCTACAAATTCCATTTGCTGTTTGCTTTGTCCTCTTTTGTCTCACAGCTTTTGGATTGCTCATTTG GTCGGTGAGCCAGGCCCATGGACCCGGAGCCATGTTCCATCAACCTGGCACAGCACCCAATGTTGGATGGGCTTTCATGTTTAGCTTGACTGCTATCATGGGAGCCTGGGGCGGAGGTACTTTGGGTCAGTCAGATTGGACTCGCTATGCCACGAAACAAATGGCACCGGTACCATCACAGCTGATTGCCTCGCCACTTACGATAACCGTCACCGCTGTCATTGGAATCGTCGTTACCAGCGCTTCCCGAGATATTCTAGGCGGCGAGCTAATTTGGAACCCAATTTACCTCCTCGCTGCCATGCAGGAGTATTATGGATCGAATTCTGGTGTTCGTGCTGGTGTCTTCTTTGGAGGCTTGGGGCTTGTTGCTTCCCAGCTCGCG ATTTCAGTTGTTCTCAACGCCATGTCGTGTGGTATGGACATGGCCGGACTTTGGCCCAAGTACATTAATATTCGACGTGGGGCAGCAATTATGGCGGTTATCGGCATCGCAATCCA GCCATGGCAACTTCTGGCCACCGCTGCCAAATTCCTGCAAGTCCTCAGCGGCTTCGGAGTGTTTTTGGCCCCCCTAAC AGGTATCATGCTTGCGGATTATCACATCATCAGACGACGCAAGCTCAAAGTAAACGATCTGTATTGTGGCGACAGTTCGTCTATATACTGGTACCATGGCGGCTTTAATTGGCGTGCACCAGTTGCTTTCATCATGGGTGCGTGGCCGATGCTTC CTGGTTTGGTTGCCTCTGTCAATGCATCAACAGATGCATCGTGGGTTGGCTGGATCCGACTCTACAATTTAACCTTTATCATAGGTCTTGCTATAGCCTTTGCTGTATTTTTGGGGCTGAACCTAGCCATTCCCCCCCCTGGACTTggtgaggaaggagaatTTGAACCCATTAACCACAGTAGAGCACCGTCATCTGATGGTGCAGGGGATGCTCGCTTTGGTAGCCAAGATGGGCAGCACGAGAAGACGGCACCAGTCTACGCTGTGTGA
- a CDS encoding methyl transferase-like protein (similar to Metarhizium acridum CQMa 102 XP_007814836.1), with translation MVSLQPETGISNAALYNLERVRRSLDTLASKPTWQLSDTSDFDCMHYLGDAALDKACQTLGMKYGQTVVDIGSGFSATGRYMHKNYGVDVTGVELQPEIHALAEMITERNGLSAGVHSVNTDFTKFDIDGPVNYIVSFLCILHIPIRDQVFQKAASILKPGGKVYIEDFFARTILSQDTRSKLHNVVCCPYLPSRDQYINDLANAGFHSIQFEDVSEDWADFVHKRATHYLLVVN, from the exons ATGGTCTCGTTACAACCAGAGACGGGTATTAGCAATGCGGCTCTTTACAACCTCGAGAGGGTGAGGAGAAGCTTAGATACGCTTGCTAGTAAGCCTACATGGCAGCTTAGCGATACTTCAGATTTTGATTGCATGCACTATTTGGGGGATGCAGCTTTGGATAAAGCTTGCCAGACATTAGGCATGAAATATGGACAAACTGTCGTCGACATCGGCTCGGGTTTCAGTGCCACTGGCCGCTACATGCATAAGAACTATGGTGTTGACGTCACTGGTGTCGAGTTGCAACCGGAAATTCATGCGCTCGCCGAGATGATCACCGAAAGAAATGGCCTTTCCGCTGGCGTACACTCAGTCAACACAGACTTCACGAAGTTCGACATAGATGGTCCTGTCAACTATATTGTCTCGTTTCTATGCATTCTCCATATCCCTATTAGGGATCAAGTATTCCAAAAAGCAGCCAGCATCCTAAAGCCAGGCGGCAAGGTTTATATTGAGGACTTTTTCGCTCGAACAATACTTAGCCAAGACACTCGCAGCAAACTCCACAATGTAGTTTGCTGCCCCTACCTACCCAGCCGGGATCAATACATCAATGATCTGGCAAATGCAGGCTTTCATAGCATTCAGTTTGAGGACGTGTCAGAGGATTGGGCTGATTTTGTACACAAACGTGCA ACGCATTATTTGCTAGTGGTCAACTAG
- a CDS encoding epoxide hydrolase (similar to Talaromyces marneffei ATCC 18224 XP_002151621.1) — protein MFPSTRAFGFVSVIVLLLLGLATGSEIVPESSSKVTNGSPTLPYTHTVNTSTLTIAYYDSAPGNTLAPVVVLVHGFPYSIDSYVYTAPKLTALGFRVIAPYLRGYGATRFLSPATPRSAEQAALGKDIIDLMDSIGIKKAIFAGYDWGTVAVNAAAALWPERCAGMVAANSYLIQNRNTAWAIAPPASLATRWYFYVFLTPQGYSALANDTRGWAEALWSKNSPNWKYTQAQLDAAVPAFQNQDYVNIATNFYRNRLLYASGDPAYADLAYRLDKQPPIGVPSVTLDPDEAIVFPFTNGSSTAKYFTGPRVHHIVKGCGENIPLEQPQAFVNAIAEVSQLQNKVN, from the coding sequence ATGTTTCCGTCTACACGTGCATTCGGCTTTGTTAGCGTTATTGTTCTCTTACTACTTGGACTTGCTACTGGGTCCGAAATCGTTCCCGAGTCAAGCTCCAAGGTCACCAACGGGTCTCCGACGTTGCCTTATACTCATACAGTCAATACTTCTACTCTTACGATAGCTTACTACGACTCAGCACCAGGGAATACTTTAGCGCCTGTTGTTGTACTCGTCCACGGTTTTCCATACTCAATCGACTCCTACGTTTACACAGCTCCAAAACTTACTGCCCTGGGGTTCCGTGTTATCGCCCCTTACCTGAGAGGCTATGGCGCCACCCGTTTTCTCTCCCCAGCTACACCACGAAGTGCTGAGCAAGCTGCGTTGGGCAAAGATATTATCGATTTGATGGACTCTATTGGTATTAAAAaggccatctttgctggGTATGACTGGGGAACTGTTGCTGTGAATGCCGCGGCTGCCCTGTGGCCGGAAAGATGTGCAGGCATGGTTGCCGCCAACTCGTATCTTATTCAGAATCGCAACACGGCGTGGGCTATTGCACCACCGGCATCCTTGGCCACAAGATGGTATTTCTACGTATTTCTTACACCGCAAGGCTATAGCGCGCTTGCCAATGACACGAGGGGCTGGGCTGAGGCATTATGGTCCAAGAACAGCCCCAACTGGAAGTATACCCAAGCACAGCTTGATGCAGCTGTTCCGGCATTTCAGAACCAAGATTATGTCAATATTGCAACCAACTTTTATCGCAATCGCTTGCTCTATGCTTCCGGAGATCCTGCGTATGCGGACCTGGCCTATCGATTGGACAAGCAGCCTCCAATCGGGGTACCATCGGTCACACTTGACCCTGATGAAGCTATTGTATTTCCGTTCACGAATGGTAGCTCAACCGCCAAATACTTCACTGGACCAAGGGTTCATCACATTGTCAAGGGTTGTGGAGAGAACATTCCTCTCGAGCAGCCTCAGGCGTTTGTGAATGCAATTGCGGAAGTATCCCAACTGCAGAACAAAGTTAATTGA